A genomic stretch from Candidatus Eremiobacterota bacterium includes:
- a CDS encoding type II secretion system F family protein, with translation MIQKAGSFLKQALSVSEAHSGSMPQQARFTYKIRDASGEVKEGQIMAGSLNEAVRMLEKKSRFILLLEKIPQRQDFLPSRLRIKDLITFFKALSMMAKSGLNVRNTLSIMEAQAESSSLAMIFHAIKKAIEEGKSFSEALGLFPAVFTNFHRSIVRASEKGGFFSEGLWYLADVLEKEYILGKKVRAALNYPFIVFCVGMLICGAVFYWILPMLTTLVKDMSVKLPFYSQIIITLGECMRKWYIFIPSAVIAVLTVVYLFIYLSGTLGGKLLWDRLILEIPVMGEIKRKAVLTHAAIMLSCLTKSGEHIVKALEMAGDTCENLVIGRAFLSIADSVMEGDTLGDSMGMFPAIFPRTMVAMVTVGEESGELPEVLSKTAVIFELELDSLLAAFTKLVEPMAIVVLGIVISILLLSMFVPIYAAMNAF, from the coding sequence ATGATCCAAAAAGCAGGCAGTTTCCTGAAGCAGGCGCTCTCCGTCAGCGAGGCTCACAGCGGCTCGATGCCCCAGCAGGCCCGCTTCACCTACAAGATCCGCGATGCCAGTGGAGAGGTGAAGGAAGGGCAGATAATGGCAGGGAGCCTCAATGAAGCCGTGAGAATGCTTGAAAAAAAGTCCCGCTTCATCCTGCTGCTTGAGAAGATTCCCCAGAGGCAGGATTTTCTGCCGTCACGCCTCAGGATCAAGGACCTCATCACCTTTTTCAAGGCTCTCTCGATGATGGCGAAGAGCGGCCTCAATGTCCGGAACACCCTCTCAATCATGGAAGCCCAGGCGGAAAGCTCCTCCCTTGCCATGATCTTTCACGCCATCAAAAAGGCAATTGAGGAGGGGAAGTCCTTTTCCGAAGCCCTGGGCCTCTTTCCCGCCGTTTTCACAAACTTCCACAGGAGCATCGTGCGAGCCTCGGAAAAGGGAGGCTTTTTCAGCGAGGGGCTCTGGTACCTCGCCGACGTGCTGGAAAAGGAGTACATTCTCGGCAAAAAGGTAAGGGCAGCCCTTAATTACCCCTTCATTGTCTTCTGTGTCGGCATGCTCATATGCGGCGCCGTGTTCTACTGGATACTCCCCATGCTCACCACGCTGGTGAAGGACATGTCGGTAAAGCTCCCCTTTTACTCCCAGATAATAATAACTTTGGGGGAGTGCATGAGAAAGTGGTACATCTTTATCCCCTCGGCAGTCATCGCGGTGCTCACGGTGGTCTATCTTTTCATCTATCTTTCCGGGACCCTGGGGGGAAAGCTCCTCTGGGACAGGCTCATCCTGGAAATCCCCGTGATGGGCGAGATCAAGAGGAAAGCGGTCCTCACCCACGCCGCCATCATGCTTTCATGCCTCACCAAATCAGGAGAGCACATTGTAAAAGCCCTCGAGATGGCCGGCGACACCTGCGAAAACCTTGTGATCGGGAGAGCCTTTCTGAGCATTGCCGACTCTGTGATGGAGGGGGACACCCTGGGAGACAGCATGGGGATGTTCCCCGCCATTTTCCCGCGGACCATGGTGGCCATGGTGACAGTGGGGGAGGAGAGCGGCGAGCTCCCCGAGGTGCTGAGCAAGACCGCCGTCATCTTTGAGCTTGAGCTGGACAGCCTTCTCGCGGCCTTCACGAAGCTGGTGGAGCCCATGGCCATAGTGGTTCTGGGCATCGTGATCTCGATCCTGCTTCTCTCGATGTTCGTGCCTATCTATGCGGCAATGAATGCGTTTTAA
- a CDS encoding PQQ-binding-like beta-propeller repeat protein: MTGQKKCPPHSRWTTIIVEMTRFFSAALISAALSVSVLALLISPAGAVDFGPPWVTVIEKGQVLVFDRLEDARLKNRESFPFLGSLREWEEEIVPDLVYKKGSRDFQVPAPRHYGDKAVRAFPFKYFTPSGGRLVFLSFGLLPTEGKAGVGDDDFNGVFAVLDPSQGSIRTEIPGVYKVHGAGRGTLVMEPQLAVAGRYAFFGRSSRLVAFDLDSGKELWESAGSLGWQPALRGAWLRGNALYVKSRGGLARYEPEAGSLIWETRKVKNWISNLELGPEQRLYVVSYDAP; encoded by the coding sequence ATGACCGGCCAGAAGAAATGTCCGCCTCACTCCCGCTGGACAACCATCATAGTTGAAATGACTCGTTTTTTCAGCGCAGCGTTGATCTCAGCGGCCCTGTCAGTCTCAGTTCTTGCTCTTCTTATCAGCCCGGCCGGTGCGGTGGATTTCGGGCCCCCATGGGTCACCGTGATCGAGAAAGGGCAGGTCCTTGTCTTTGACAGGCTTGAGGATGCCCGCCTTAAGAACAGGGAGTCATTTCCTTTTCTCGGCAGCCTCAGGGAATGGGAGGAGGAAATAGTGCCGGATTTAGTTTATAAGAAAGGGAGCCGGGATTTCCAGGTGCCGGCTCCCCGGCATTACGGCGATAAAGCCGTTCGCGCCTTTCCCTTCAAATACTTCACCCCTTCCGGCGGCAGGCTCGTGTTTCTCAGCTTCGGCCTCCTCCCCACGGAGGGAAAGGCAGGGGTGGGTGACGATGATTTCAATGGAGTCTTCGCAGTTCTTGATCCCTCTCAAGGCTCGATTCGTACTGAAATTCCCGGCGTGTACAAAGTCCATGGAGCAGGCCGCGGCACCCTGGTCATGGAGCCTCAGCTTGCCGTTGCCGGCAGATATGCCTTCTTCGGGCGCAGTTCCCGCCTCGTCGCTTTCGATCTTGACAGCGGAAAGGAGCTGTGGGAATCAGCGGGTTCCCTCGGGTGGCAGCCTGCTCTCCGGGGCGCCTGGCTTCGAGGGAATGCCCTCTATGTGAAATCCAGGGGCGGCCTGGCAAGGTATGAGCCCGAGGCGGGAAGCCTTATCTGGGAAACCCGGAAGGTGAAAAACTGGATTTCAAACCTGGAGCTCGGGCCCGAACAGAGGCTCTACGTGGTGAGCTATGACGCCCCCTGA